The Sediminispirochaeta smaragdinae DSM 11293 genome has a segment encoding these proteins:
- a CDS encoding TRAP transporter permease, translating into MDNTVETCGTGFSATYTGRIKIVITAVGIAMVAIHMAVSQWLFVSTEAFLTLHLGFALLLVFLSNMAKKERKKSRDVIFSLAIIGTVICVVYIIASIDSLRMNAWFNSTPDLIIGVLLLVLAFYAAVMEYGWFIPGIVLVSILYPFMGRYLPEPFTTFSLPIKKVISNMSIGLKSGLYDSTLTISSNYIFLFCVFGGLIEATGVQQFFSEFGKMTVGRFKSGPALMASINCALVGTIVGSAVANVTITGPYTIPSMKKAGYTPEQAAAIDSVASNGGQILPPVMGIMAFAMAGFSGIPYWQICKMALVPALIYYFILVLYCQLHALKNPVLRNRVIEKMAVDKQIVRIKGAAFIIPLAVIIILFAKGFSCMNVAFWTILTILAVSAVQPREHRPRFKNIMFGFVEGAISGAKIACICAIIGCLVTSFTSSGLAIKLTSGIDLWSHGSLLLALLILWVGVIIAGMVGVSVAAYLTAAAFAVPVLQKLGVPFEIAHFFISYPAAFTLLTPPVALVSLVAAQIANANYKKTAIESCKIAVTAFFLPFLFVYAPSLLLIGDPLSFGFWADILIIFFGAVAMEIAFVGYLGSDLRMIESVCVFVASLFMLIYPIVRIPAFAFGGLIAAVVLLGIHLVRSSAGRSSKERLI; encoded by the coding sequence ATGGATAATACAGTCGAGACCTGCGGGACCGGATTTTCCGCAACCTATACCGGTCGGATAAAAATAGTTATCACGGCAGTCGGAATCGCAATGGTAGCTATTCACATGGCCGTCTCACAATGGCTATTTGTAAGTACCGAGGCCTTTCTCACTTTACACTTAGGGTTCGCTCTGCTTCTGGTTTTTCTATCGAACATGGCAAAAAAGGAGCGGAAAAAAAGCAGAGACGTAATTTTTTCCCTCGCGATCATAGGAACAGTTATTTGTGTAGTATACATCATCGCTTCCATTGATTCTCTACGAATGAATGCATGGTTTAATTCCACCCCCGATCTGATAATCGGCGTGCTGTTGCTGGTACTTGCATTCTATGCTGCGGTAATGGAATACGGGTGGTTTATTCCCGGCATAGTTCTCGTGTCTATACTTTATCCGTTCATGGGGCGCTATTTGCCCGAACCGTTCACTACCTTTTCCCTGCCGATTAAGAAAGTAATCTCGAATATGTCGATAGGATTAAAATCGGGATTGTACGATTCGACCCTGACAATATCGTCAAATTACATATTTTTGTTTTGTGTATTCGGAGGGCTGATAGAGGCGACAGGGGTCCAACAGTTCTTCTCTGAATTTGGGAAGATGACCGTCGGACGTTTCAAATCGGGGCCAGCCTTGATGGCTTCTATCAATTGCGCTCTTGTGGGAACCATCGTGGGGAGCGCGGTGGCAAACGTAACCATTACGGGGCCTTATACGATCCCTTCAATGAAGAAAGCCGGCTATACTCCGGAGCAGGCCGCGGCGATCGATTCTGTCGCTTCGAACGGAGGACAAATCCTGCCGCCGGTGATGGGGATTATGGCTTTCGCCATGGCGGGATTTTCAGGAATTCCTTATTGGCAGATATGCAAAATGGCCCTTGTTCCGGCCTTGATCTATTATTTTATATTGGTTCTCTATTGTCAGCTCCATGCTTTGAAAAATCCGGTTTTACGTAATCGGGTAATTGAAAAAATGGCTGTGGATAAACAAATCGTCCGTATCAAAGGTGCCGCCTTCATTATTCCTCTGGCGGTAATAATCATACTGTTTGCCAAGGGTTTCAGCTGCATGAATGTGGCTTTCTGGACAATCCTCACGATTCTGGCCGTTAGCGCTGTGCAGCCGCGTGAACATCGTCCCCGATTTAAGAACATTATGTTCGGTTTTGTGGAAGGTGCCATTTCCGGAGCGAAAATTGCATGTATCTGCGCGATAATTGGGTGTCTTGTCACCTCCTTCACATCAAGCGGACTAGCTATTAAGCTAACCTCCGGAATCGATCTCTGGAGCCACGGCAGCCTGTTGTTGGCACTACTGATCCTGTGGGTTGGTGTTATCATCGCCGGGATGGTCGGAGTATCGGTGGCAGCCTATCTGACGGCTGCGGCGTTTGCAGTTCCGGTTCTACAGAAATTGGGGGTTCCTTTCGAGATCGCCCACTTTTTCATCTCCTACCCGGCGGCATTCACTCTTTTGACCCCACCGGTTGCACTGGTATCCCTAGTGGCGGCCCAAATCGCGAACGCGAATTATAAAAAGACGGCGATAGAATCATGTAAAATCGCAGTTACAGCGTTTTTCCTGCCGTTTCTTTTCGTCTATGCGCCGTCGTTGCTGCTTATCGGGGATCCGCTGTCCTTCGGTTTCTGGGCAGACATTCTGATCATCTTCTTCGGCGCGGTTGCAATGGAGATTGCCTTCGTCGGGTACCTCGGCAGTGATTTGCGCATGATTGAATCGGTATGCGTCTTTGTCGCTTCTCTTTTCATGCTGATATATCCGATTGTGAGAATACCGGCCTTCGCCTTCGGAGGTCTCATTGCAGCGGTAGTTTTATTGGGTATTCATCTCGTACGTTCCTCGGCTGGCCGCAGCAGTAAGGAGCGGTTGATATGA
- a CDS encoding aldehyde dehydrogenase family protein codes for MKMLINGRKVDARDGRTVEVCNPVTNERIDTIPLATKDDIEEALACSKTGLEKWREVPLKEKEKIYERFFVLLKKHKRTIIETLMRESGSSIRNGLFQFQAIPDLFRGYLETAKRYDGKVLVPGTENGHDGKTENDLQLVVHEPIGTVLAIVPFNAPLMLFAYKVAPALSAGNSVIVKPPTSNPLALLKMVELMWEAGIPGDVLQVITGNGSLIGEYLVNDPRINAVTLTGSTEVGIDIATSMAKRLSPCALELGGNDPFIVLPDTDIEKAAKEAVAWRMNSAGQVCISPKRFIVHNSVLEKFTQVALEAVKTIVMGFDMDIAHELDLYIEKDFSELEPGKKMVMNSLISEKAATMVEQQVRMTIDQGAKLLWGGGRHGSFFEPTVLGSVTKDMDVARDMEIFGPVMPIIGFDSIDEAIEIANASQFGLSGCVMTNDWQLGMRVARKVESGNVVINGTGTYRNMMQPFGGYKMSGLGREGFITLGEMVQEKTIIFKGFLSP; via the coding sequence ATGAAAATGCTCATTAACGGCAGGAAGGTGGATGCCCGCGACGGCAGAACCGTCGAGGTCTGCAATCCCGTAACGAACGAACGTATCGATACCATCCCATTGGCAACGAAGGACGATATAGAAGAAGCGTTGGCGTGTTCGAAAACAGGTCTTGAGAAATGGCGCGAGGTGCCGCTCAAAGAAAAAGAGAAGATATATGAACGATTCTTTGTGCTTCTGAAGAAACATAAAAGAACAATTATCGAAACCTTGATGCGGGAAAGTGGCAGCAGTATTCGCAACGGATTATTCCAGTTTCAGGCAATCCCGGATCTGTTCCGCGGATATCTTGAGACCGCAAAACGCTATGACGGGAAGGTTCTGGTTCCAGGTACGGAGAACGGCCACGACGGAAAGACGGAGAACGATCTGCAACTTGTCGTGCACGAACCTATAGGAACCGTATTGGCCATCGTACCATTCAATGCTCCTCTTATGCTTTTTGCCTACAAGGTGGCACCGGCTTTATCGGCGGGTAACTCGGTAATCGTTAAGCCGCCGACGAGTAACCCTCTGGCGTTGTTGAAAATGGTCGAACTTATGTGGGAAGCGGGGATTCCGGGCGATGTACTGCAGGTTATTACCGGCAACGGGTCGCTGATCGGAGAATATTTAGTGAACGACCCTCGCATCAATGCAGTAACGTTGACCGGCAGTACGGAAGTAGGCATCGATATAGCCACCAGTATGGCGAAAAGACTGTCGCCTTGTGCGTTGGAATTGGGAGGAAACGATCCTTTCATCGTATTACCCGACACGGATATAGAGAAAGCGGCGAAGGAAGCGGTCGCCTGGCGGATGAACTCCGCGGGGCAAGTTTGCATTTCGCCTAAGCGTTTCATCGTTCATAACAGCGTTCTGGAAAAATTCACGCAGGTTGCGCTGGAAGCGGTGAAAACCATCGTTATGGGTTTCGACATGGACATAGCCCATGAGCTTGATCTCTACATCGAAAAAGACTTTTCAGAGCTTGAGCCCGGAAAGAAGATGGTGATGAACAGCTTGATCTCTGAGAAGGCGGCAACGATGGTCGAACAGCAGGTGCGTATGACAATCGATCAAGGAGCGAAACTGCTTTGGGGGGGAGGAAGGCACGGATCTTTCTTCGAGCCGACCGTCCTGGGCAGCGTTACCAAGGATATGGATGTGGCCAGAGATATGGAGATATTCGGTCCGGTCATGCCGATAATCGGTTTCGATTCTATTGATGAAGCTATAGAGATAGCCAACGCCAGCCAATTCGGTTTATCCGGCTGCGTCATGACAAACGATTGGCAGTTGGGTATGCGGGTAGCCCGAAAAGTTGAATCCGGGAATGTGGTTATTAACGGGACCGGAACATACCGAAATATGATGCAGCCCTTCGGAGGGTACAAGATGAGCGGGCTGGGACGGGAAGGTTTTATTACCCTCGGAGAGATGGTGCAAGAGAAGACTATTATTTTTAAAGGTTTCTTAAGTCCGTAA
- a CDS encoding uroporphyrinogen decarboxylase family protein, whose product MTYRENTIIAYRHGMPLWTPNVIVDCNVTLQSSVNERYEGQTSGSDEFGVQYTFIPQVGAPIVTPGTEILTDISAWKKQIRFPDVDSYDWEAGSSRDTANWDREKFSVVQLFNGPFERLHALMGFENALIALLEYPSDVFEFFEAFTEYRIKMYKKIAQYYKPDSIMVFDDYGADHSMLLSPDCWRTLIKPHIKKAIDTVHDLGIFYTLHSCGFIRPIFKDIVEMGADAIHPMQYVNDAPALKKEYGRHITFTGGFDNIGILDNPGAEPEDIRKEVRRVLQELAADGSYVAWQTVLSKEARKIFLDEIMQHSAPKMTTAGIEPPDWTTLIQ is encoded by the coding sequence ATGACGTACAGAGAAAACACGATAATCGCTTACCGACATGGAATGCCGCTATGGACGCCCAACGTTATTGTCGATTGCAATGTCACACTTCAATCTTCAGTGAATGAGCGCTACGAAGGGCAGACATCGGGGAGTGACGAGTTTGGAGTGCAGTATACCTTTATTCCGCAAGTGGGAGCGCCTATCGTAACACCGGGAACGGAAATCCTTACCGACATAAGCGCATGGAAAAAACAAATACGGTTTCCCGATGTTGACTCGTACGATTGGGAAGCGGGCAGCTCCAGGGATACGGCCAACTGGGATCGGGAAAAGTTTTCCGTGGTACAGCTGTTCAACGGTCCCTTTGAACGGCTTCACGCGCTGATGGGGTTCGAGAATGCTCTGATTGCCCTGCTCGAATACCCTTCCGATGTTTTCGAGTTCTTTGAAGCCTTTACCGAGTATCGTATCAAAATGTACAAGAAGATCGCGCAGTATTATAAGCCTGATTCGATTATGGTCTTTGACGATTACGGAGCGGATCATTCGATGCTCCTCTCTCCCGACTGTTGGCGCACGCTGATTAAGCCTCATATTAAGAAGGCGATCGATACCGTGCATGATCTGGGGATATTCTATACGCTCCATTCCTGCGGCTTTATCCGGCCGATTTTCAAGGATATCGTCGAAATGGGAGCGGACGCGATACATCCCATGCAATATGTAAACGATGCCCCGGCCTTAAAAAAAGAATACGGAAGGCATATCACCTTCACCGGCGGATTCGATAATATCGGTATCCTCGATAATCCCGGAGCAGAACCCGAGGATATCCGCAAAGAGGTAAGACGGGTCTTACAGGAACTCGCGGCTGACGGCAGTTATGTCGCCTGGCAGACAGTTCTTTCGAAAGAAGCGAGAAAGATCTTTCTGGATGAAATCATGCAGCACAGTGCGCCCAAGATGACCACGGCAGGAATCGAGCCGCCGGATTGGACGACGTTAATACAATAA